Part of the Penicillium digitatum chromosome 4, complete sequence genome is shown below.
ATACAGGGATACCCCTCCAAAGGGTTATTCTAGTCCATGGCCCTTCCGAGGGATGGAGAGGCTTGCCAGCTCGGATCGGGTTGTCGACTATGCGGCGTAATACGAAAATACCATTGAGACgcctactccgtagttgaTTTGATAATGAATTGGCTATTTCAGAAATTCTGACGGCAACGCCCCCTTGAACTGTGTAACGGAATAGTTGAGCGCGATGATAAAATGAGCGCCAACGTTGTGGTGGCCCACTGAACGATCATAGAACCCTCCTTACGGGGCCAGGAAGTATGAAATTATGTACTTATACTTTTTTATAGTCTTATGACCTGATGCCATCCGAGACAACCCCGCCATGACGATATGAGACTAACAATttgttattttttttttgtatagAATGGAATGCACATGAAACAGAAAGAAATGTTGCAAGACACTATCAAATCGGTTAGAGGATCCGAACTGCACGGATGAATTAGGGGATACGACGAAGTAGACGGGACGGGACCTTTTGACTCAAAAGCTGCATGGCCGATCATAGCTCGGGTGGCCATGGTGTGATGGTTTCATACGGAATACGGTTCAAAATTTGCAGAGTTTTCTCCTATTTCCTTGATATTTACGAACTAAAATCAGTTAGATCAAGTCTAGCGCCGTGCTAGACAAAGAAAGTTCGTATCTTACGAAGTATCCCGTCTTGGGTGTGTGTAGATGTACACTATGCTCCACGCCTACAAAGTTGGTTTCAACCCAATTTTCGTATACAGTAAACTTGTGAGATCTTGCAAAAAGAAGTGGGAATAGACCATAGTTTTAAAAAACAAGGTAAAAATAGTGctcggaaaaaaaaaaaaaaaaacagcagAAAAAattaccaaaaaaaacccccccatTTCACCCCCTGAAGTGCCATTAGCTAATCTGGTGGGTCCCCTGAGCTCTGGGCTCCCTGCAGGTCCTTTCCTATTTTGGGAGGACGCCATCAATCACCCTCTGActcttttttccctttttcctctcttcctttcttcctcCCACAGAGCAGAACAACCTACTTCGTGATACCCCGAGCTATTGTGCTCTAATTTCCTTTGCTTTTCCTTTGAGATACCCTATACCCAACCCGCCTCTTTCCCATTACGAAGCTCTGCTTCTTTAATACATTTATTATTTTAATCATGTCTGAAGTCCAGAAGACCGTTGAGGAGACCCCCGTGGCCGTCCCTATCATTGAGACCCCTGTCCCTGAGACTCTGGCTGAAGTTCCTGAGGAGGCCACCGAGGCCGCCGAGCCCACTGCCACTCCCGCCATCGAGAGCACCGACGCTGCTGAGCCCGTCAAGGAGGAGGTGAAGCCCGCTACTGAGGGTGTTCTGGGTTACAAGGCCCCTGGTCTGGTCAAGTGAGTTGCAACTGAATGCCACACACGCGACACCGCCTAACgagttttctttttcccccaGGGGCTTCCGCTTCGCGAAGCGCTTCTTCTACTTCAACGAGGAGGCCGTTGAGAGCAAGCAGCTCTCTGGCTTTCACCAGAACGAGAAGGCAGCCGTTGCCAACCCCACCGCCGCCTGGGCCAGCCAGACTGGCAAGGGTCTGCTTTTCTACACCAAGCGCGCCGAGGACAAGGCCACACCCGCTGGCATTTTCAACCTCGTAAGTGCCTTGGCGATTGTGCCGTGATACAAGAATCACTAACATGCTCGAATAGGCCGATGTCTCTGATGTGACCAAGGAGGGGTCTAGCGAGTTTATCTTCAAGGTTGCTGGCCACAAACACACCTTCCAGGCCTCCAGCGCGGCCGAGCGTGACAGCTGGGTTATCGCTATCGAGACCCAGGCCACCGCAgccaaggccgagaaggagaCCATCACCTCTGGTGAGGGCTATAAGGCCGAGCTCGAGAAGCTGACCAAGCCTGCCGTTGCCGTTGCCGCCGCCAAAAAGCCCGAGGAGAGGAAGTTTGAGGACAAGAAGGAGGAAACCCCCGCTGTGGCTGATGAGGCCGCTCAGGAGGAGCACAAGGATGAGAAGTCTCCTAAGAGTCGTTCTCAGTCCCGCAAGCGCACCAGCATCTTCGGTTCCCTTCTCGGTAAGAAGGACACCGAAGAGAAGCGCGAGGAGACTCCCGCTGCTGAGGAGACCAAGTCTGCCGCCGAACATGCTGCCGAGCCCACTGCTGAGCCTGCTGCCGAGCCTGCTGCCGAGCCTGCTGCTGAGCCTACTGCTGAGCCCTATTCCGAGGCTGCCATTCCTGTTGTTGCTGAGCCCACTGAGGCTGTTGCTGCCCCCGCCGAGGTTGTCGAGTATGCTGCTGAGACCCCCACTGAGACCTCCGAGGCTGCCAAGGAGGAGGTGAAGGAGGAGGCGAAGGATGAGGTGAAGGATGAGAGgaaggatgagaagaagtCCGAGAAGAAGGCCAAGCGTGCGTCCATCTTCGGCACCTTCTTCCAGAAGGTCGCCAGCCCATCCCATGAGAAATCTGAAAAGGAGGTTACTGCCCTTGCTGCTGTGGGGACTCCTGTCGCGAACACCGCTCCTCAGCTCGAGAGCCCCGTCGATGAGGCCTCAAAGCCCACCGAAGCCGAGGCCGTGACTGCTCCCGCTGAGGCCGTTGAGGCCCCTGCTGCCGATACTCTTGCTGCCGAGCCCGTCTCCAGCCCCAAGGAGAAGCGCCGCACCTCTTTCTTCGGCAACCTTGGCatcaagaaggagaagaaggctgACTCTGACAACGAAGTCACCGACGGTGAGGCCAAGGagaccaagaccaagaagcGCGGTGGGATTTTCCGCAAGCCCAGCAAGGCTGTCAAGCTTGACAAGGAGGAGGTCACTGCCGCCGAGACCGAGGCTAAGGCTGAGGCCTCTGAAGAGGTACCTGCCGTCTCTGCCAAGGAGACCGCCACTGATGCCCCCGCTGTCGTCGAGGAGACCTCCGAGGCCGTTGAGACTGCCGAGGACTCCAAGAACATCAATGTTGCCGCCACCACCCCTGTTCAGGCTGCCGCGTGAAGCGTGACTCGTAGACCTGTCGCACAGTTTGAACGGTGGTGGGATATGTCCTATCCACCGTCCGCCCGCGATATCCCTGACGGTCTAATTGAGTCCTGAAGTTGCAAATTTGATACCACTTCGTAccatctgttttttttttttccctcgcCACTGTCGTTGTTCTCAGCACCCCATGCTCCCCCTTATAATCGGGCCTGGTCCTGAGAGAGCGACAATGAGATACCCGCTgtcgcttttttttttcttttgatctCTATTTCTCTAAAATAATACCATCGGCGCAAACGACGCCAGCAGCCCTTCGGACTGCGGTTCATTCCTTTACGACCTGTGTCGTGCGACTGTGATTCTACTCGCAACGCGATTATGCGTTACGTGGCGGTCGTTCGACTAGATTGATACCactctgcttttttttggtttcctGCTTTTGTGTTTGATACCCTGTGGGGAGGATGGGTGCTCTTTTTGCTTGTTGCTTGAGCTTTGGATCTGGTCTTTTGACTTGTTTCTTCATGCAACCCAAATTGACCCTCTAATGTTGTCTACCGTTACTGTCCCGAACGGCTGGTTTATATTCCGCCCGTGGAGGCACACCTTGCGATAGGTAATGCGTAATTGAATAGCTCAGCTTTTGCTTTTTATATATCTACTATGTCTGAATAAAATCCAACGTAAAACAACGTCTTCAACTCGATGAATATTTCAGTGTCGTCAAGGTGAGCAGGTGAGAATCATTGCGGGAGACGGGCCGAGGCTAGAGCCATTCTCCACCACCCCACATCTGCATCTGTATAACAGTAGGAATACCTTTTCTactcttctttttccccttATGCCATCTCGTAAAATTTCGACTACAAAGACAGAGTCTTTTACTCTCGAGCGCGAAGCTTTCACTCTTCTATCCAACCTGCAGCAACGGCAACAGCAAAATCAACCACCTACGGCGCCCACAGCACCGTAATTTGAGCCTCTCAACATCGAATCCACCATGGGCATAGTGCCAATCTACCCAACAAGCACCATGTTTGGCTTACCATCATTCCATTATGTGTCGTCCTCAGTCTCGGAGCCCTAGACGCAATACTGTCGCCACAGCCGTGCCGGGTATCACTGACCACTTCCTTGCTGTCGACGACGTGGGACGGTACGCATCTGCATTTCGATTCTGCATGTGCGCGCTCCAATTCGGTTTCACCAAGCTGTATAAGCTCTTCTCCATCACCTGAGGCCATTCTCTTAGTAAGCATCGTTATTGCTAAGCCATTCCGTAGAagtttttttgttttggttaGCAGactgagccttcttcatATGGTTTTAACAGGGTACACAGAATCCGGGATTTGCTAGTTCCAATCATCAtgattcttccttctttctctctctcccttaGCCTATAGTAGCCCAAGAGTTCTTTTCCTCATTGGCTCTTTAACTCTGTGCCACGACTGCTTCGTCGGTCAGGTTCATTATAGGGCAAGCAGTGACGGGTCTAATGTTCTCGGGTGAGATGACTGGGTGCTTTGCGATTATCGTGCACATTCTACCACTCAATAAGCGACCAGTATTTACGGATTTGATGGCTTGTGTGGAATCGCTTGCGACCATTTCGGCGCCTGTAGTAGGTAGTGCATTGACGCAGTCTTTGGGAGTGGGGATGGTGTTTTCGGTATGCTCTTCTAGTCACAGAAATGATCAAGGTATCTTGCCACTGACCTTTTTCGTAGGATCAACCTTTCCATTGGAGGATTAGCACTGCTGGTCATGTTTTCCCTCTTCTCGGAACTAAGAACATGGTAAGAAGACGACAGGATGTCATCTCTGAAAGCCAGAGAGCTGGACCTCGTCAGCAACTCCTTGTTCATTTCACCCCTAACTGCGCTCTTTAGCGTTCTGTCTCGCGGTGGGAAATAAGGTATCCTTGTTCAGATGGGAAAGTGATTGCATTGTTCATTGCATTTGGTGTGCTACTCGCAGCTTTTGTCTATGAATAGGTTGGCGTCAAGTTTGGAAGAAGTTGTTTCAGGGCTGATTCCTAGGTTTGTTGAATAGCACAGGCTGGGCGATAGTCAGAATGGTGTTCCTACGAACCGCTGAGATGAGGTCTTGGGTGGCATCAATGTGAGCCTGACTCATCCTTGGTATCTCCCTGTCACGTTGGCTTGCATGGCGATGGCAGGGAAGTCTTATAGTTGAATGGCGCTCGGTTAAGCAGAAGCAGTCGTGAAGTATGGGCTGGCGGTACGGAAGGAGCGGTCCGACAGGGAAGGTTGTGGACGTTCTTTAATGTCCATCTAGAGTGTACGAAGGCGGTCAAAAGTATAGACCACAAAGAGGAATCTTCACTTTTTCTCTGTATTGTACATGCATGTAACCTTGATAGTCGCAATTACATGTATTTAGTTGCATAACACATGTTCATTTCCACATGTCCTCGGAAAGCCCCACTCGCGAGGGAATATCCAGAacgtgtacggagtacttcacAGTTGCATATGTCTATGCAAGCAACACTCGTAGTTGAGGATTTAGCGACCCCATCGCGATGCGTTGGTGGTATGTGCATTTTTAAAACATGCCGTGCCAAATATGTAGCCCCATTTTAGGAAATCACCATTCGACTAGGCAGGCATGTATGGTGTACACGATGCCCGTGATATTGGCTTCTCACACGACCTCATAATTGCGGTTACCTACATTTAACTTTTGATTATTATGTTGAATGAAGAAGGATTGACAAAAGTCTAGAATTGAAGGTCAACTGTAGCAGCTAtgactttctttttctaGGCTATCCGTAGTAAGGTGTCCCCCGGGCTCCTATTTCGGCGAAGCCTCGGCCCTCGCAAGGTAGGATTTCTGAAAATCCAGAATAGAAAAATTTCGAAAAATCAAGCCTGGACGTCGGAGTAATCCGTCAGcgggtactccgtatactcCGAAACATTCTCCGTAGCGTCAAGAGTTGGCTAAAGAGCTTTCAATCAAAGTTTCTTGGAGACCAATACAATATAGCATTGAGCCTTTAATTTTTCTGAAACCACATAGTATATAAGAAACACTAGTTCCAATATACGGCGTTTATGCATCTATAacgttgtacggagtactccgtgcatTCAAACTATTTCAGTTTCAGACAGGACAAACGTCAAAAAGTCAATTTCACGCCCTTCGGTAGGACTGAAGAAACGTGAGCATTTCATAGGACATTGACCCTGGACTCAGCCCACCGCGGGGACATAATTGGGAAAAGATCGGTGGGTCTTTTGCATATTGCTATCCTTCTGGAGAACGGCTCTACCTCCCCGAGTTTGTAAGCCGGTATGAAGTACATAGCGGGAATTGATCTCCAAGAAGATACGTTGCACTTGTTTGAAGATATTTTGGGAAGTaagataaaaaaaatgaagCAAATTAATTTAGAAATGAAAaggacggagtactccgtgctaAGGATGCGTATTCCGAAGGGATAGGAAAATGATCGATGATTGGTCAATTTGAAAAGAACAGAAAGAACGTGGAGACAGGTACTTGAAAGAAGGTGGAAAGATACTTGAACTATGTAGGCAAATGCAAGCGAAGTCGTGGGTATCGTCCAATGTAGACGCCTGGTCCCACTGAAGCCAATCAGAGTCATGGATCACATTCTGACTCACACCCCGTGACTTGCAACTACTAAGCCCCGTGCGGCTCCCGGCTCCCGATTGGTCAGCACCAGGGCACACAGCCCTTAAGAAGTGCCTGAGTTCCCCCTCCCCGTTTGCCTGATTTTTCTTCCTCCTTATACCAGCTGTTCTTACATACCCCCTTTACATTCACAAAACCGCCATATTGCTTTCAGATCACAACTATCGTCAACTTCATTACCGCCAAAATGGGTGCCCAATAAGCTCCCCATCTTTCAACACCCAGTCTATCTCAACTGAGACAGACATTATTTCTTCAACCGGAACCAACCCTATCAtttcctctcctcccccTTCAGAGTCTCCTTTTGGACCTCTGAACTTCAGCATCGCATCGCGTAGCTCGAGTTCTCCCAACACTTTTACCCCGACCGACTTTACGTCGTTCACCACGGATCACCACCAGCAAACATGGCTTCCCTCACCCCCACCATCACAGCCCTTGGCTTCCAACCAGAACAAaagcagcaacaacaacagtGCACTCGAGGACTTCGTGCTCTATCCATCAGCAACACCACAAGTGCAGCCCCGTTTGCGTGTGCCCGTGAACACTACCCATAGACCTTCTGCACTTCAGCCATTTCTGGCGCAGAACAACCCTCGACGACACTCCTTCAGTCTGCAGTTGCACCGGCATCTCCAGCAGCAGTTCTCTGGCTCACCTGTTCAAGATCCCAGAGTGACCCAGCTTGCCCGGTCCCCCTCTTATTGGTCCCGTCCCACGTACACGCATAACCGTTCCAACACGGCTTCTGTGCTTTCCAATTTTTCAATTACGAACCGCCCTCCTATCCCGCTTTTCAACGGTCAACAGAACCACGCAAACAACACGCAAACATACAGACGTGTCATGTCCACTCCCAACTTCATGGAAGGTAATTCATCTCACTTTTCACAATCTCCTAGTGAATATATCGCTAACCCCACCCAAGCTCACGAGGTTGATCTTTTCGGTCTTCCCTCTGCCGACTTCCCTGCTAGCATGGCTTCGCCTCTCTCGTTCAACGATCTTGGTCTGGCGAACGACTTCTCCCCTGAAGGTCCTCCGGGCACGATCTCGCCCAAGGATCTCATGATGGATGCGTCTGTTCCTCCCTCCGGCACCTTCACCGACCTGAGTACTCCCTCGTTCGAGTCGCCCGGAAACTTCAGCCAAAACACTTCACCCATGTTTACTGACCTGGACATTGTCGGCCATGAAGATTGGCCCTCCCTCTTTGATCACTCGTCAGATCCACTCAATGTCTTTGACCTCGCTACCTTGGATGTCGCAGCTGCCTTCCCGATCGAGCAGAAGAAGCCAGCCCTGGTAACTCCTATGTCTCCTGCCTCTCCTCGTGCGAAGCGATCGGCGGGATCGTCGCCTGTTCCCGCCTCCGGTTCAGTCAAGCACTCCAGCGTCGCTGGTATCAACCCGCGTGCGCGCAAGAACCTGTCGCCCGTTGAGTTCGATCCCAATGATCCTGTTGCTGCGAAGCGCGCTCGTAACACCGAGGCCGCCCGTAAGTCGCGCGCCAAGAAGATGGAACGGCAGTTCACTTCTGAGCGTCGCATCGAGGATCTTCAGAAGATCATTGCTGAACGCGACGCGGAGATTGCCAAGCTTAAGGCTCAGCTTCAGATTCAAAACACCTACCAGTGATGGTGATGCTTTCATCCCAAATTGAGGCATTGGTCTTTGGTTTATGGCCTGTATGGTGATTCTGACGACTGTTAACGATTGAACATCTAGTCTTGTTGGTGTTTTCAATGTTTGTTTTGGTTTCCTATTGACCCTCTGGGTATTGTGGTAGGCGTGGGTGATGGGTAGAGCCTAGCCCCGCCGTCTCACCGAGGTCAGATGAACGCGATTTGGTTCGTCTCATCTGAATCTCCTAAAAGTTTTGAGAGATCTTTCCTAGTCAATTTCTCTCTTCTGATTTCTGATTCTCATTTTGGTTTCGCAACTCTGTTGTCCAAGATTACCTGCTCcgtttttgttttctttttgttgGGCCGGTTCTGATCGTCTCCCTACGTGGGATTGACTCGTGGCTATCTTAATTGTGATATTTACCTGTTTGAATCAATTTTCTtactctttctcttcttcccacCTGTAAAATAGTGTTCTAGTAGGCTAGATAATCCATCCTTGAAAGATCACTGTATCATGTGGACTACGCACAGCGTGGGCTCCTGGCTCCCACCCAGCACCAATCCCCCTTTCCTTACAGGTGCCATTCTCACCAAGTACATATGTAACCCACAATGATCATTTTGCATTTCCCCGAGGTGAAAGGACAAATGTATCATCTAACGCAGCTCAGACTTGCCTTTTAAATGCCTCATAAACACACCCCAATCCCCCCAAACCACCCCCTATCTCATACCATCCACACTTCCAACCAAGCCTTCCAAATTCCCTCTCTGTACCAACAACCCAAACTGCACTTCATCCCTCCGCGTCTCGCCCGCTTCCTCTCAGCATGAGCTACGCGCCGTCCGAGGACTGCTGTTGCTCTATGAATGAATGAAAGAGGGCGGGAGACACTGAGAGAGATGGGGCGTTCGGAGTTCTGTGTGCAGGGGGGTCGGAGACTTGAGATGGAAAGGGGTGTTTGTGGATGATGTATGTATTGAAATGAAGGAAGGCTGGTTTGTTGGGTGAGGTGGAGGTTTCGGAAGTATCTGTTTCCATGTTCTGTCATCATAGCTGGTGGCGGTGGGGTATAGGAGAAAAGTGAAAGGGAGAAGAGGGAATctaaagagaaagaaggcgtAGATGGACGGATGTGTAGGATGTAGGAAAGATGTATGGGATACGCGCAAAGCACCTCGAAAAGACATGAAACAAACAGGCAGCAGAAATCCATCCGCCACCAGTCTCAGCTCAAAGCATCCGTGCCTCTCGATCTCCCCGTCTCCATCTTAGCCGTCCTCGCGCCGAATTGAATGGCCCGCTTCTTCTCACGAGAAACCTTCACCAAGCCCAGCCGCAGAGCAACAAGTCGCAATGCCAGCTTCTCAGAATCAATACCAGCCGTGGCCTCGACCTCCGGAAGCCCGAATCCGCATTTCTCCCATACAGGAGCCCGCAGCACCCAAGCCACGAACTCCTCGTCCAGGAATGGGAAACGCGTCTCGCGGCCCCAGTGGGAGAGGACGCGGTCGTCGCGGCCGAGATTGCGCGAACCGAGCCGACTAACGTCGAGATCAATCTCGGCGATCAGGTCTTTGAATCCGCCTCGGTTGAAGGCGATGCCGTGTCGGCCGTAGCCGGCGAAGAGCTCGTCGGCGCCCAGGCCGGAGAGGAGGACACGGGAGGTTGTTGTGTAGAGGGGTGATGGAGGGCTGTCTGGGGTTGGCAGTTCGGCTGAGGGGTTTGTTTGGGCTGTGCCTTGGCCGCGGGATGCGAAGTACAAGGCGCATGCGATGGAGATGTCCATTTCGGTATTATGGGGTCTCATTAGGCGCTTGACTTGGTCCCTGTGCGCGAGGGTTTCTGTATAGGGGATGTCGATGGCGATGAAGCGCCATGTGCGGCCTGGACAGGTCATTTGGAGCTCGATATGAGCGGACCGGCCGGTTATCCGGTCAGGGCAATTTTCATATATTGAGAGTGGTGGTGTCGAGGTTGCGGATTTTTGTTGGTTGGCTTTTGCGGCGGCTGCCACTCGTGGGTTTTCAAATGCTACATTGAGGAGGTCGATTGGTTCGTCGAGGGGGAGAATGTCATGAGAGAGTCTGGCGAGCAATGTACAGTCTAAACCGCCGGAGAAAAGGACGGCTGTTTTGGCGGTCTGGCCTGGAATGTAGCCAGGAGGCTCGGGGACGTTCCGAATTCTCAATTCGAGTGATTCACGCAGTTTTGACTCGAGCTCCTCAACGAATACTGAATCTGTGGACAATGCCGGAGGCTGCTCTGTTGGTAGTGATGTGTTCATGGGTGGAATTGATTTTCTCTTTGGCATCTTGTCAGTTGCGGCTCTTAGTGGAAAGATATGAAGGACATACAATGTGATCAGCTGGCGGCGAAGCAGAAGAGCTCCATGGCAAGATCTTAATTTGGCACAACTCTctgggagaaaaagaggGATCTTGATAGCGAGCTAGGTCAATCGTACAAACACCT
Proteins encoded:
- a CDS encoding Cross-pathway control protein A; translated protein: MDIISSTGTNPIISSPPPSESPFGPLNFSIASRSSSSPNTFTPTDFTSFTTDHHQQTWLPSPPPSQPLASNQNKSSNNNSALEDFVLYPSATPQVQPRLRVPVNTTHRPSALQPFLAQNNPRRHSFSLQLHRHLQQQFSGSPVQDPRVTQLARSPSYWSRPTYTHNRSNTASVLSNFSITNRPPIPLFNGQQNHANNTQTYRRVMSTPNFMEAHEVDLFGLPSADFPASMASPLSFNDLGLANDFSPEGPPGTISPKDLMMDASVPPSGTFTDLSTPSFESPGNFSQNTSPMFTDLDIVGHEDWPSLFDHSSDPLNVFDLATLDVAAAFPIEQKKPALVTPMSPASPRAKRSAGSSPVPASGSVKHSSVAGINPRARKNLSPVEFDPNDPVAAKRARNTEAARKSRAKKMERQFTSERRIEDLQKIIAERDAEIAKLKAQLQIQNTYQ
- a CDS encoding Asparagine synthase family amidotransferase, with amino-acid sequence MCGIFFSLSSSKPTLPTQETCTLLQKRGPDSYKTHTAQKDINAQEGVSPPVSYYLTFTSTVLSLRGEHVFTQPLVDPRTQSVLCWNGEAWKIAGERVQGNDTERVFNLFLQAVDSGQKDSVERMVEAIASVSGPFAFVFYDAINSRLFYSRDCLGRRSLLEGFDENGNLKICSICDSSLVDCFKEVGTEGVCTIDLARYQDPSFSPRELCQIKILPWSSSASPPADHIRKSIPPMNTSLPTEQPPALSTDSVFVEELESKLRESLELRIRNVPEPPGYIPGQTAKTAVLFSGGLDCTLLARLSHDILPLDEPIDLLNVAFENPRVAAAAKANQQKSATSTPPLSIYENCPDRITGRSAHIELQMTCPGRTWRFIAIDIPYTETLAHRDQVKRLMRPHNTEMDISIACALYFASRGQGTAQTNPSAELPTPDSPPSPLYTTTSRVLLSGLGADELFAGYGRHGIAFNRGGFKDLIAEIDLDVSRLGSRNLGRDDRVLSHWGRETRFPFLDEEFVAWVLRAPVWEKCGFGLPEVEATAGIDSEKLALRLVALRLGLVKVSREKKRAIQFGARTAKMETGRSRGTDALS
- a CDS encoding putative lysine-rich protein, which gives rise to MSEVQKTVEETPVAVPIIETPVPETLAEVPEEATEAAEPTATPAIESTDAAEPVKEEVKPATEGVLGYKAPGLVKGFRFAKRFFYFNEEAVESKQLSGFHQNEKAAVANPTAAWASQTGKGLLFYTKRAEDKATPAGIFNLADVSDVTKEGSSEFIFKVAGHKHTFQASSAAERDSWVIAIETQATAAKAEKETITSGEGYKAELEKLTKPAVAVAAAKKPEERKFEDKKEETPAVADEAAQEEHKDEKSPKSRSQSRKRTSIFGSLLGKKDTEEKREETPAAEETKSAAEHAAEPTAEPAAEPAAEPAAEPTAEPYSEAAIPVVAEPTEAVAAPAEVVEYAAETPTETSEAAKEEVKEEAKDEVKDERKDEKKSEKKAKRASIFGTFFQKVASPSHEKSEKEVTALAAVGTPVANTAPQLESPVDEASKPTEAEAVTAPAEAVEAPAADTLAAEPVSSPKEKRRTSFFGNLGIKKEKKADSDNEVTDGEAKETKTKKRGGIFRKPSKAVKLDKEEVTAAETEAKAEASEEVPAVSAKETATDAPAVVEETSEAVETAEDSKNINVAATTPVQAAA